The window CCGCTTGTTCCCACCGAAAGAACCTAGGTCTTACGATCCTGGAGCTGATGGTGCTGGTCGCCGTTGCGGTCGCCGGGCTGCAGGTCCAGCCGCCGGCGCCACCGTGCCACCGGCGCGTCCGCGTCTGCCCAGGAACCGGCGGGCACCTCGCGGGAGTTGAGCACGTCCTCGCCATAAATGTCCTGCAGCCAGTTGGTGTGGTAAATGGTGTCCAGGTAGCGCTCGCCGAGGTCCGGGCCGATCGCCACCGCGGTGAGTTCGCGCGCGTCATGCCGGGCCAACCAGTCCGTCGCGCCGCTGACCACCGTGCCGGTGGAGCCGCCCAACAGGAATCCGCGCCTGGCCAGACGATGACAGGTACGGATGGTGTCCGCCTCCTCGACACGTATCACCTCGTCCACATAGGACTCGTCGAGCAGCGGCGGTCGCATACTCATCCCCAGGCCGGGAATCATCCGGCGGCCCGGCGAACCGCCGAAGGACACACTGCCGACGCTGTCCACCGCGATGATCCGCACCGGCCGGTGCCATTCCCGGAAGTAGCGCGCGCAGCCCATCAGGGTTCCGGTGGTGCCGGCCCCGACGAACAGGACGTCCAGCCGCGGGAACTGGCGGGCGATCTCCGGCGCTGTCGTGCGGTAGTGCGCCTTCCAGTTGCTCGGATTGGTGTACTGGCTGAGCCACACGTACCGGTCGTCGGAGGCGCACAGCGCGCGGATGTACTCGATTCGCGCGCCGAGAAAGCCGCCGTTGGCCTCCTGGTCGGCGATCACGTGCACCTGGCTGCCCAACGCCTCCATCATCAACCTGGTCGACAGGTTGCCGCGGGCGTCCGTCACGCACAGGAACCGGTAGCCCTTGCTCGCCGCGATCATGCTCAGTGCCACGCCGAGGTTTCCGGACGAGGACTCGACCAGGATCGACTTCGGCGTCAGGACTCCATCTCGCTCAGCGGTCTCCACCATCTCGGTCGCGGCCTTCAACTTGATCGAGCCGGCGAAGTTGAAGCCCTCACACTTCAGGTAGAGCGAGTGCCCGACGATCGACCGAAGGTCGACATAGAGCTCCTCTTCGTTGAAGGCGTAGGGAACGGATATGACGGGCACCGTGGTCTCCTCTATCTGGCGCAGAGCAGTTTCGGAACGTCCATCCGACCGCGGGCGGGCCTCTCGCTTCTTGTGGCCGGGAGCCCGTGTCGAACCGACCGGGCGGCCCCGCGTCAGCGGCCGCTGTTCCGTATGTCCTGACCTGCGACTTGACCGGGGATCTCTGCTGGGACCGGCCCTGCACAAGCCTCCTGGAATCTCGGCCGGCTCATCCGTACCGGCTCAGTTCGTGGAAGAAGTCGTCGACGACGTGCAACTCGCCCCTACGGACCACTTCGTCGTAGACGTCCTTGCCCACCGCGAGGTCGAGCACCCCGAGGCCGAAGGGCGAGAACACCACCGGCCGGTCCGTCGGCACCGTCACGCGCCCGGCCATCACGTCGTCCAGCGTGCCGTGCAGGAAGTCCCGGTTGCCCGTGAGCTGCTCCGCCAGATGCGGCGAGGTGTCGGCCTTCAGACAGTGCTCGACGTCATCGACGATGTTGGTCGAAGCGAGCAGGACCTCCGGCGCGAGATCGCGCAGCGACACGTGCAGCACCAGTGGATTGTGTGCGAACCATGACAGGTCGCTGACATGCGGCTGGCCGGCGACGGTCGCGAATACCACCAGGTCGCTGTGTCGGATCAGCTGCTCGGCGCTGTCGTGCACGGTGATCCGGCCGCTGGTGCCCGACTGTTCCAGGTAGCACCGGAAGCCTGCCGCGCTGTCGGCGGACAGGTCGTGCACGCCGATCTCGTCGAACGACCAGCCGGTGCCCGCCAGGAAGGTGTGGATGTAGCGGGCGATCAAGCCCGCCCCGAAGAACCCGACTCGCGTCGGGCGCGGCCGGTCGCGGCTGAGCCAGTCGGCCGCCGCCGCCGCCGATGCCGCAGTCCTGGTGGCGCTGATGATCGAGCTTTCCAGACAGGCGAACGGGTAGCCGGTGTCAGGGTCGTTGAGGATCAGCACGGCCGAGGCCCTCGGGATGCCCGCCGTCACGTTCTCCGGGAAGCTGGAGATCCACTTCAGGCCGTCCACCCGCACCTCCCCGCCGATCGAGGCGGGCAGCGCGATGATCCGGGAGGACGGGCGGTCGGGGAAACGCAGGAAGTACGACGGCGGGTTCACCGAATCACCGGCGCCGTGCACCCGGTAGGTCGCCTCGACCAACTCCACGATTCGTTTCTCGCGTCCGTGCAGCGCGCGCTGGACCTGGGCACCGGAGATCACCGCGAACGGTGGCACGGTGATCGGCGCGGACAGTGCGGTCTTCGTTGCGGTGGAAGCGACGGCGGTCATCCTGTGGTCACCTCGACGGTCGGCGAGCAGTCGGCCAGATGCACCGGGTCGGCCATGGCGACGAGCACTTCGCGCGGTCCCTCGAAGGGCTCCCTGCTGTGCGCGGTGCGGATGTTGTCGACGAGCATCAGGTCGCCGGCCTGCCACGCCTCGCGTGCGGTGTTGGCCTCGTAGACGCTGTTGAGCAGCTGCACGACGTCCTCGGCGATCGGGTCGCCATTGCCGAAGCGGGTATTGAACGGCAGCCCGTCGGCGCCGTAGAGGTCCACCAGGTACTCGCGGACCTCGGGGGCCATCGTCCACTCGTTGAGGAACGCGATCTGGTTGAACCAGCAGCGCCGGCCGGTGACCGGGTGACGCACCACGGCGCTGCGGCGCTGCCTGGTGCGCAGCCCACCGTCGGGCTGCCACTCGAACGTGATCGCGTTGGCGCGGCAGTAGCTCTCGACGGCGCCACGGTCATCGGTGCCGAACGCCTCGGCGACGGTGGCCCCGATCTCGTCGTTGTAGCTGCGGGTGAGCAGCCAGCCCTCCCGCTCGAACCGCTCGGTCAACTCGGCGGGCAGCGCGTCGAGCACGGTCGATGAGTCGGCCACCGCGGTCGCTCCGCCGTCGGCGGGCGCGCTGAGACAGGCGAACATCATCATGCCGGGGAACTCAAGCGTGTAGCTCAGTTCGTGGTGCATGCACATCGGCTGGTTCGGAGGCCACTTCGATGAGGAGTACACGCCGTCGGAGTAGGTCCGCCGGGGCGCGAAGACCTCCTTCTCGGTCATCAGACCCGCGGCCAGCTTCGAGAAGACGGCGCCCGTTCCGACCGCGTCGCGCAGCCCGAGGCCGCGGACCAGGACCGAACCGTGCTCGGCGACGACAGCGCGCAGCGCGTCCCGGTGCTCGGCCGCCCAGCTCAGCGCGTCGCCGGTGGTCTCGGCCCGCAGCAGCGGGAGTTTGCCGGGTTCACGTTCCACGTCGACCAGCGACGCCGTGGATAGGGACGACATCTCGATGTCCTTTCAGTTGCCAGTCAGGAAGAAGCGAACAGATCGGCGGCGCGCAGCACGGCCTCCGCCGCCTCGGTCGGGCGGGTGCGCGGGAAGTAGTGGCCTCCGTCGGCGAGCTCGTGCAGGTCGACCTGTTCGGCCAGGAGCTGCCAGTCGCGGTACCGGCGCGGGTAATCCGCCGCGCTCGGGTCGTCGGCGGCAACGACCACGGTGACCGGCGCGGACAGCTTGAGCGCCGGTGGGTTGTCCAGGGCGTCGGCGAAATAGTGGTGTGCGGACACACAGTCGTGCCGGTAGGCGGCACCGATGTGCTCGGCGTGCCGGGCATCCAACTCACCGAGCTCGGTGTATCCACCGTCCGCGCTCAGCCCCGCGGCGATCTCGGCGTCGCTTCGCCCGGTCAGCTCCGTGATGGTGGCGCGCCGGTCGGCGGCGCTTCCGAGCAGCTGCGCGCCGAGGAACACCCGCTGGACGTCCACCCCGCGCTCCTGCAGCTTCCTGGCCGTCTCCACGGCCGACGCGGTGCCCGAGGAATGGCCCCACAGCAGGACCTTCGTCAGGCCGTGCCGGATGATCTCGTCGACGACCTGCTCGACCACCTGTGCCATCGGCGCGAACGGCTCGCTCTCGGCAGCCACGTCGTGACCGGGCAGCTCGACGGCGAAGACCGCCGGGCCGCCGGCCGACAGTGCCCTGGCCATCGGCTGGAAGTTCACCGCGTTGCCGCCGGCGTAGGGGAAGCACACCAGGGCAGCGGGCTGCGTACCGTCCGATTCCGACAGCGACTGAAGCAGCCCGGAGCGCCGCTCGGACCTGCCGTCGACCAGCCCGGCCAGATCGGCGAGGACCGGGTGCCGGGTGACGTCCTTGAGGGACACCACGCGGTCCAGGGTGATCGCCAGCTTCACCGCCGACAGCGACGTGCCGCCCCGGTCGAAGAAGTGGTCCCGCCGTCCGATCTGGTTCTCCGGGATGCCGAGCACCTTCGCCCATGCGGCCGCCAGTTGCTGCTCGGTCGGGGTGGTGGGCGCGCGGTACTCGTCCTGGACGGCACCGAGTTCTCCGGCGAGCGCCCGCAGAGTCTCCCTGTCGATCTTGCTGTTGGCCGTCAGCGGCAGACTTTCCCGCCAGTGGAAGGCCGACGGCACCATGTACTCGGGCAGCGACTCACCGAGCCGGTCGAGCAGGACGCCGGCCTCGAGTTGCCGCCGACCGGAGTAGAACGCCACCAGGTGCTTGCTCCGGTCGGCCCGCTCGGTGACCACCACCGCACCGTCGCGAACACCGGGCACCCGCAACAGGGTGTTCTCGATCTCGCCGATCTCGATCCGGAAGCCACGAATCTTCACCTGGTTGTCCCGGCGGCCGAGGAACTCCAGCTTGCCCCCGGGCTGCCAGCGGCCGTAGTCGCCGCCCCGGTAGAGCCGGGCACCCTCACGGTGCGGATCGGCCAGATAGGCCTGCCGGGTGCGCTCCGGGTCGTTGACGTATCCGCGGCCGACGCAGACGCCGGAGAAGACGATCAGACCGGGGGCGCCGAGCGGTACCGGGGTCAGGTGCTCGTCGACGACATACACGTGCACGTTGTTGACCGCGGGACCCAGCAGGATCCGGTCCCCGTCGGGCATGCGGTCCATGACCTCGTGGTTCGTGTCGTCCGAGGTCTCGGTCAGCCCGTAGGCGTTGACCAGCTTGATCCCGGGCTGGGAGGCGAACCATCGCTGCGCGAGCTCCTTCTTCAGCGCCTCGCCGGTGACCGACACGCACCGCAGGTCCGGCAGCTCGCGGGGGCGCTGCTGCAGACAGGACACGACGACGTCCAGGTAGGAGGGTACGACCTGGAGGACGGCGACCCGGCCGTCAATGATCTTGTCGACGAACCGCTGGACGTCCAGGATCACCTCCTGCTCCACCAGCAGGGTCCGTCCGCCGACCAGCAGCCCGGAGACCAGTTGCCACAGCGAGATGTCGAAGCACTGGGGTGCGGTCTGGGCGACCACCTGTCCCTCGCCGATCCCCAGGTCGTCGATCTTGGCGTAGAGGTGGTTCAGCATGCCCGCGTGCTCGCACATCGCGCCCTTGGGCTCGCCCGTGGAGCCGGAGGTGAAATAGATGTAGGCGAGCTGGTCCGGCTCGACGCGGAGGCTCAGATCGTCGTCGGCATGGTCCTCCTCGTAGGCAGCGCCGACGAAGAGCTTCTGGATCCCGGACAGAGAGCCGAGGGCCTGGTCGAGCGTGGAGGTGCTGCCGGGTTCGGTCAGCACGAGTCCGCATGCGGCACGGGAGAGCATGGTCGCGACGCGATCGGCCGGGAAGTGCGGCTCGATGGGCAGGTACACGCCGCCGGCCTTGAAGACAGCGAGGACGGCGGCCATCCAGTCCAGGTTGCGCTCGGTCACCACCGCGACGACACCCTCGCGGCGCAGCCCCCGCGCCAACAGGGCTCGTCCCACCCGGTTGGCGCGCGCGTTGAGTTCCCGATACGTCAGCTGCTGCTCCCCGTGCACCGCGGCGACGGAATCCGGGTGAGCGGCCACCCGCTGCTCGAACAGCTCGTGGAACCGGTGGTCCGGCAGCTCCCGGCGTGGACCGGCGAGTTCTTCGAGCTGGAAGTGGAGTTCCTCGGCGGAGAGCAGGCTCTGCCGCGCGTGCTCGGCGTCCGGATCGGCGGCGACGAGCGCGAGCGCGGTGAGGTGGTAACCGGCGATCCTGACGGCGCAGTCCGTGTCGAGCGCCTCGGTCCGGTACCGCAGTCGCAGCATGAGGCGGCCGTCGCGTTGCGAAACTCCCACCCACAGCACGGTGTTACCGGCGATTTCGCCGCCCGAGCCGTGCGGATCGAAGACGGTCTCGATCGGCGGTTCGGCCAGGCCCAGCTCGCGCCTGAGCTCATCGACCGGAAAGTCCTTGTGCAACAGCAGATCCGACACGGCTCGATGGGCATCCATCAGCAGCGCCCGCCACGGGCCGAGGTCGGTCTTCAGCCGGCAGGGCAGCGGCCGGCCGCCCTCCACAGTGACGTAACCGGTCGCGACCTCGCGCTCGCCGGACAGTGCGGCAAGCACCTTGGCGTGCGCGGCCAGCAGCACGGAGTCGAGCGGCACCGCCAGGTCCTTGGCCAACCGGCCCAACGCTGCCACGACGTCGTCCGGGATCGCCGCTTCGTGTTCGCCGACGCCCGTCACCGGATCGAGGGTCCACCGCGGTACGGCGGTGAATCCACCGGCGAGGAGCACCGCGCGCCAGAATTCCCGGTCGGCCTGCACTTGCTTTCCCATCTGGTCGTCCCTCTCCATTCACCGTCGCCACCGAGCCGTTCGCGCCGACAGGGGCGGCGCTGCTATCCCTTCCGCGTCAGTGCCTCGGGCTGATAGGAGGCATCTCGCATCTCCGTGGCGGGGTTTCCTCCCCAGCGTGCGTGCTGTGGGACTTCTTCGCCTTTCATGAGAAAGGAGTCGGGGGCGAGTGCCGCGCCGTCGCCCATCGTCACGCCGTAGTGGACGTGGGCTCCCACACCGAGGGTGCAGCCGGCGGCGATGGTGCTGCGATCGGACTTGAAGGTGCCGTCCTCCTGCGAGTGGCACTGGATCTTGCTTCCCGCATTGAGCGTGCAGTCGCTCCCGATGGTGGTGAGCGTCCGCTCCGTCAAATAGCAGCCGTCGTCGAAGACCCTGCTGCCGATCCGAACACCCAGCATCCGCCAGATCACGTTTTTGAAAGGGGTGCCGTTGAAGACATTGAGATACGTGTCGGGCACCTTCCAGAGACGCTCGTGCCACCAGAAGTACGGGTCGTAGATGGAACACAACTGCGGTCGCAGCGTACGGAATGCCGCGATACCACGCTCCACCAGTACGAAGTAGACAGCGGTGAACCCGAGACTGAGCACCAGGAACACAGCGATCAGCACATGTCCGTACGCGTCGTACAGTTCGGCGTTCGCGAGGCCGAGCATCGTGAGCACGAAGAAGTGCAGCCACCGCACGAGCAGGAAGAACACCATCGAGCGGATGTTGTAGCGGTTCTTCGCGGCGAGGCTGCGGCGCAACTCGTCGCCGGTCCGAAGGTGGTCGAACCGGGAGTCGCGCTCTACCGACCGGGGAATCTCGAAGCAAGGCGAGCCGAGCAGGCCCACGCCCTCGCGCACCTCGCCGTCGAGCGGAACCATCACCTTCGTCGCAAGGAGACAGTTCTCACCCGTTCTGGCCCCTGAGGGATAGGCGATGTTGTTCCCGAGAAAGTTGTATGGCCCGATCGAGGCCCGGGACACCCGGAAGGACGTGCTCGAGAAGTCGGCGTTCACGATGGAGAGCCCGTCGGCGACCATCGTCCCGCTGCCGACAGAGCACAGATACGGGGTCTCGTGCTGCACTTCCGTGCCGAAGTTCGACCCGGTCTGCTCGACCCGGGACAAGTCGTACCCGAGGCCGCGCAAGTATTGGACGATGTAGGAGCTGTCACCGAACAGCCATTTGAAGAACTTGATGTTGGTCATGCGCCCGATCGCCCGGTGCGCCGAGTAGTGGAAGCCGTACAGCGGATAGACCTTGTCCGGCTCGACGACCAGGTTAAGCAGGCGCGGAACGGTGAACAGTACGGCCAGACCCACGACGACGAAGCCGAAGAACAACACCAGGGACAGGATCAGCGCGTCTACGTAGAGATCCGTCGATGTGAACCCCATACTGCCCGGGCCCAGCCGGTTTTGCAGCGCCGGAACCAGGGTCACCAGCATGTACGCGCCCCCGACAGCCAGCGGCACGTAGAGGAAGAACAGCTGGAGCACGGTGACGAGACCGAAGCCCGCCCGGCGCAGCGTGCTGCACCTGGCCGGCCCGATCCTCAGGTAGTCGTGCTGCGTGACCTGTGCCGGGGATCCGTGCCAGCGCTGACCGCCCGGGACCGCCTGGCCGCTGTACAGCGTGGACGTGTGGCCGAGCTGCGCCCCGTCGCCCATCGATGTGTCGATGTCGAGGACGGTCTTCTCGCCGATGAACACGTCCCGGCCAAGGGTGACGCGGCCGGTCTGGATGCGGCCGGCATGCGCCCGGTAGCAGAGGAAGAACGAGTCCTTGCGGATCACCGTGTCGGCGCCGATCGTGAGCAGGTCGGGGCAGACCGGAACGTTGCGGGAGAGGATCGTGACCCCCTTGCCGATCCGCGCGCCCAGGGCCCGCAGGTACAGCACGTACAAGGGATTGCCGACAAAGAAGATCATCGGGTTGGCGTGGATCAGCACCTTGACGGTCCAGAACCGCAGATACGTCAGACCCCAGACCGGGAACTCGCGCGATTTCCACCGGCCGACGAGGAGCCATTTGGCCGCGATGGGGAAGGTGCACAGGCCGACGAAGCCGGCGCCGCCGAAGACGAACGATCGCAGGTAGATGTCGATCACATCCGAGCCGGCGGCGACCCATGCATAGCCCAGGTCGGCAACAAGTCCGGCGAGGAATGAATATCCCAGGAAGAGCAGGAACTGCAGCGTTCCGCAGAGGGCGTACCGCACCGTGCCGACCGGGGTCACCACCTCGGTCGACGCCGTGACCGACGACTCGACAGGGACGGGCGCGGCTTCCGCGAGCCCCGTCGCCAGGCTTCGGATCGTCGGGTTCCGGTAGATGTCCTTCATCGACGCCGACGGGAGGTCCGGCCGCTTCCTGACCCGTGCGCAGAAGTGGGCCATCACCAACGAGTTGGCGCCGAGATCATCGAAGAAGTGGCTGTCGACCGACACCCGTTCGACGCACATGACGTCAGCGAGCACCTTGGCGAGATCTCTCTCGATGCCGGTCTCCGGGTCGGTGTACCCGCACGTGTCGTTCGCGGATTCATTCGGCTCGGGCGTCAGGACTTCGAGGGATTTCTCCTCCATGCGAGCTCCTTGAGGAACTTTCGAGAGTCGTCGGCCATGACGGTCGGCGTCCTGCTACGCGCGCCTTTCGATGGCCGGATCGAATAGTCCGGAAGTCATGAGGCCGGGTCTGTTGTCCGGTTCAATAACCGTTGCCTCAGTCTCAGCTGACCACCGTCGGGCTGCCACTCGAACTGCCCGGTTCATTCCTTGTCCACGGTCCCGGCCGGTGCGACGGCGACGAGCTGCGGATCGGTCTTGCCCTACTGCATGCGAGTGGCGTGTGCATGACCCTGGAGGGAGCTGCGCCGGGGCGCGTGACAGTCAATTGGGAGAGCGCGGCGGGGTGGTGACGGCACCCGAGACGCCGCGGCTTCGAGGCGGCTGAGCGGCGCCCACACGCTTCTCGGTGGTGGCGCGGTGGCACACGCGGCCGAAACCATCTCATGTGACTGGATCCGGTGAGGTACGGCCATCCGGGGGTAACGGCCCAA is drawn from Streptomyces sp. NBC_01717 and contains these coding sequences:
- the sbnA gene encoding 2,3-diaminopropionate biosynthesis protein SbnA: MPVISVPYAFNEEELYVDLRSIVGHSLYLKCEGFNFAGSIKLKAATEMVETAERDGVLTPKSILVESSSGNLGVALSMIAASKGYRFLCVTDARGNLSTRLMMEALGSQVHVIADQEANGGFLGARIEYIRALCASDDRYVWLSQYTNPSNWKAHYRTTAPEIARQFPRLDVLFVGAGTTGTLMGCARYFREWHRPVRIIAVDSVGSVSFGGSPGRRMIPGLGMSMRPPLLDESYVDEVIRVEEADTIRTCHRLARRGFLLGGSTGTVVSGATDWLARHDARELTAVAIGPDLGERYLDTIYHTNWLQDIYGEDVLNSREVPAGSWADADAPVARWRRRLDLQPGDRNGDQHHQLQDRKT
- the sbnB gene encoding 2,3-diaminopropionate biosynthesis protein SbnB; its protein translation is MTAVASTATKTALSAPITVPPFAVISGAQVQRALHGREKRIVELVEATYRVHGAGDSVNPPSYFLRFPDRPSSRIIALPASIGGEVRVDGLKWISSFPENVTAGIPRASAVLILNDPDTGYPFACLESSIISATRTAASAAAAADWLSRDRPRPTRVGFFGAGLIARYIHTFLAGTGWSFDEIGVHDLSADSAAGFRCYLEQSGTSGRITVHDSAEQLIRHSDLVVFATVAGQPHVSDLSWFAHNPLVLHVSLRDLAPEVLLASTNIVDDVEHCLKADTSPHLAEQLTGNRDFLHGTLDDVMAGRVTVPTDRPVVFSPFGLGVLDLAVGKDVYDEVVRRGELHVVDDFFHELSRYG
- a CDS encoding TauD/TfdA family dioxygenase; amino-acid sequence: MSSLSTASLVDVEREPGKLPLLRAETTGDALSWAAEHRDALRAVVAEHGSVLVRGLGLRDAVGTGAVFSKLAAGLMTEKEVFAPRRTYSDGVYSSSKWPPNQPMCMHHELSYTLEFPGMMMFACLSAPADGGATAVADSSTVLDALPAELTERFEREGWLLTRSYNDEIGATVAEAFGTDDRGAVESYCRANAITFEWQPDGGLRTRQRRSAVVRHPVTGRRCWFNQIAFLNEWTMAPEVREYLVDLYGADGLPFNTRFGNGDPIAEDVVQLLNSVYEANTAREAWQAGDLMLVDNIRTAHSREPFEGPREVLVAMADPVHLADCSPTVEVTTG
- a CDS encoding non-ribosomal peptide synthetase, whose product is MGKQVQADREFWRAVLLAGGFTAVPRWTLDPVTGVGEHEAAIPDDVVAALGRLAKDLAVPLDSVLLAAHAKVLAALSGEREVATGYVTVEGGRPLPCRLKTDLGPWRALLMDAHRAVSDLLLHKDFPVDELRRELGLAEPPIETVFDPHGSGGEIAGNTVLWVGVSQRDGRLMLRLRYRTEALDTDCAVRIAGYHLTALALVAADPDAEHARQSLLSAEELHFQLEELAGPRRELPDHRFHELFEQRVAAHPDSVAAVHGEQQLTYRELNARANRVGRALLARGLRREGVVAVVTERNLDWMAAVLAVFKAGGVYLPIEPHFPADRVATMLSRAACGLVLTEPGSTSTLDQALGSLSGIQKLFVGAAYEEDHADDDLSLRVEPDQLAYIYFTSGSTGEPKGAMCEHAGMLNHLYAKIDDLGIGEGQVVAQTAPQCFDISLWQLVSGLLVGGRTLLVEQEVILDVQRFVDKIIDGRVAVLQVVPSYLDVVVSCLQQRPRELPDLRCVSVTGEALKKELAQRWFASQPGIKLVNAYGLTETSDDTNHEVMDRMPDGDRILLGPAVNNVHVYVVDEHLTPVPLGAPGLIVFSGVCVGRGYVNDPERTRQAYLADPHREGARLYRGGDYGRWQPGGKLEFLGRRDNQVKIRGFRIEIGEIENTLLRVPGVRDGAVVVTERADRSKHLVAFYSGRRQLEAGVLLDRLGESLPEYMVPSAFHWRESLPLTANSKIDRETLRALAGELGAVQDEYRAPTTPTEQQLAAAWAKVLGIPENQIGRRDHFFDRGGTSLSAVKLAITLDRVVSLKDVTRHPVLADLAGLVDGRSERRSGLLQSLSESDGTQPAALVCFPYAGGNAVNFQPMARALSAGGPAVFAVELPGHDVAAESEPFAPMAQVVEQVVDEIIRHGLTKVLLWGHSSGTASAVETARKLQERGVDVQRVFLGAQLLGSAADRRATITELTGRSDAEIAAGLSADGGYTELGELDARHAEHIGAAYRHDCVSAHHYFADALDNPPALKLSAPVTVVVAADDPSAADYPRRYRDWQLLAEQVDLHELADGGHYFPRTRPTEAAEAVLRAADLFASS
- a CDS encoding Pls/PosA family non-ribosomal peptide synthetase, with the protein product MEEKSLEVLTPEPNESANDTCGYTDPETGIERDLAKVLADVMCVERVSVDSHFFDDLGANSLVMAHFCARVRKRPDLPSASMKDIYRNPTIRSLATGLAEAAPVPVESSVTASTEVVTPVGTVRYALCGTLQFLLFLGYSFLAGLVADLGYAWVAAGSDVIDIYLRSFVFGGAGFVGLCTFPIAAKWLLVGRWKSREFPVWGLTYLRFWTVKVLIHANPMIFFVGNPLYVLYLRALGARIGKGVTILSRNVPVCPDLLTIGADTVIRKDSFFLCYRAHAGRIQTGRVTLGRDVFIGEKTVLDIDTSMGDGAQLGHTSTLYSGQAVPGGQRWHGSPAQVTQHDYLRIGPARCSTLRRAGFGLVTVLQLFFLYVPLAVGGAYMLVTLVPALQNRLGPGSMGFTSTDLYVDALILSLVLFFGFVVVGLAVLFTVPRLLNLVVEPDKVYPLYGFHYSAHRAIGRMTNIKFFKWLFGDSSYIVQYLRGLGYDLSRVEQTGSNFGTEVQHETPYLCSVGSGTMVADGLSIVNADFSSTSFRVSRASIGPYNFLGNNIAYPSGARTGENCLLATKVMVPLDGEVREGVGLLGSPCFEIPRSVERDSRFDHLRTGDELRRSLAAKNRYNIRSMVFFLLVRWLHFFVLTMLGLANAELYDAYGHVLIAVFLVLSLGFTAVYFVLVERGIAAFRTLRPQLCSIYDPYFWWHERLWKVPDTYLNVFNGTPFKNVIWRMLGVRIGSRVFDDGCYLTERTLTTIGSDCTLNAGSKIQCHSQEDGTFKSDRSTIAAGCTLGVGAHVHYGVTMGDGAALAPDSFLMKGEEVPQHARWGGNPATEMRDASYQPEALTRKG